A section of the Ciona intestinalis chromosome 4, KH, whole genome shotgun sequence genome encodes:
- the LOC100181817 gene encoding uncharacterized protein LOC100181817, which yields MESQELCCQTSNFDVHIVYKLLLKYQQQNNYFSLSHHCKGLCNSLSHLLHTHKSLQNPGKQWLCISSILLHFTILEKLFLLLNQCSDYLSNCTVQCPLLLRTLLEFTKLGSPIVYYSSFKTIEVVLCTLKKHEHCHVVFYSQLTSAYQWIQELNLHESENVDTINISCSFYAKVVKNVENEEELIKQPHLANMKWLSNMLSKVCEPTSIQFLELCRIIYSIPGKSSHFHSYMLQLYNVLLGRLTNISYTTRPYCIALLKDFLPCQPCVEKGYEMVANTLLKTVQKFLNAIEYEYSESEVVKIHFGGYELQENCAYPMTASECIDLINSCLRASAIICCACPSDINTCISQDRHILSLLFPFPKMSTILSKMLDLFMEQDDGLMEFLLLHLQTFIKCVQFKIYLFDPHEAFISLQIKLSFDFSVLLDWLMSNETDFLLYFVKYLKYLQTSPERFCDSCKIMGHVKHQVLNELANLKLRIAKLHMKELFPYNPQPLIKNLENVIKLTRL from the exons ATGGAAAGTCAAGAACTATGTTGCCAAACGTCTAATTTTGATGtacatattgtatataaacttttgttaaaatatcaacaacaaaataattattttagtCTTAGCCATCATTGCAAAGGCTTGTGTAACAGCTTATCACATTTATTGCATACACATAAGTCTTTGCAAAACCCTGGGAAACAATGGCTATGTATTTCATcaatattattacattttacaatacttgaaaaactgtttttgttgcTAAACCAATGTAGTGATTACCTATCTAATTGTACTGTCCAGTGTCCACTGCTTTTGCGTACCTTACTGGAATTCACCAAACTGGGTTCTCCTATAGTTTACTATtcatcttttaaaacaattgaagTTGTATTGTGTACACTAAAAAAACATGAGCACTGccatgttgttttttattctcaGTTAACCAGTGCTTATCAATGGATACAAGAATTAAATCTTCATGAAAGTGAAAATGTGGACACCATTAACATATCATGCAGTTTTTATgctaaagttgtaaaaaatgtgGAGAATGAAGAGGAATTGATAAAACAGCCACATTTGGCAAACATGAAATGGTTGTCCAATATGTTAAGCAAAGTATGTGAACCTACTTCCATTCAGTTTTTGGAATTATGTCGTATTATTTACTCTATTCCTGGAAAGTCAAGCCATTTCCATAGTTATATGTTGCAGTTATACAATGTCCTTCTTGGGCGGCTCACAAACATTTCTTATACTACAAGACCTTATTGCATAGCTCTTTTGAAAGATTTTCTACCATGCCAGCCCTGTGTGGAAAAGGGTTATGAAATGGTGGCTAACACGCTTCTTAAAACTGTTCAAAAATTTCTAAATGCAATTGAATATGAATATTCTGAAAGCGAAGTGGTCAAAATCCATTTTGGTGGGTATGAGTTGCAGGAAAATTGTGCCTATCCAATGACTGCATCAGAATGTATTGACCTTATCAATAGTTGCCTTAGAGCAAGTGCCATCATATGTTGTGCATGCCCTTCAGATATCAACACATGCATATCGCAAGACCGACATATATTATCACTCCTGTTTCCCTTTCCTAAAATGTCAACCATTCTTTCTAAAATGTTAGACCTTTTTATGGAACAAGATGATGGGTTAATGGAATTCTTGTTGCTTCATCTGCAAACGTTTATCAAATGTGTTCA GTTTAAAATCTATCTATTTGATCCACATGAAGCATTCATCTCTCTTCAGATCAAACTCTCATTTGACTTCTCGGTCTTGTTAGATTGGCTGATGTCAAATGAAACggattttcttttatattttgtgaaatACCTAAAATACTTACAAACCTCTCCTGAAAGATTTTGTGATTCATGTAAGATAATGGGGCATGTAAAACACCAGGTTTTAAATGAACTTGCAAACCTAAAACTACGTATTGCCAAGTTGCATATGAAAGAATTGTTTCCTTACAATCCGCAACCCCTGATTAAGAACTTAGAGAATGTCATTAAATTAACTCGCttgtaa